In Mercurialis annua linkage group LG6, ddMerAnnu1.2, whole genome shotgun sequence, the following are encoded in one genomic region:
- the LOC126688023 gene encoding uncharacterized protein LOC126688023 has protein sequence MEGLLPLVYKAIKKNKTRRNYECLSSGVALSDLYINDHEDIYLTNSSSNNMDRKVHRRSYSSVEFSKDYRSGTSGDSPPTKKIVRFGSQRMFSCVRGC, from the coding sequence ATGGAGGGTCTCCTACCTCTCGTGTATAAAGCGATAAAGAAGAACAAAACTCGACGGAACTACGAGTGTCTTTCGTCCGGTGTAGCTCTTTCAGACCTTTATATCAATGATCATGAAGATATTTACTTGACAAACTCATCTTCGAATAATATGGATAGGAAAGTTCATCGGAGATCATACAGTTCTGTAGAGTTTTCGAAGGATTATCGTAGCGGAACTAGCGGTGATTCTCCTCCGACGAAGAAGATTGTTAGATTTGGAAGTCAAAGAATGTTTTCTTGTGTTAGAGGTTGCTAG